The sequence CTGTGCGGGTTGTAACGGTTTTTGAAGGAAACGAAAGGCACCTAAGGAATCCACTAATAATTTAGCTTCTGGCTGTATATCTGCACTGATCACAATCACAACGGTTTTTGACTGTTGTTCATGTAGATACTTGAGCACTCCAAACCCATCAAGTTCAGGCATGGTAAGGTCAAGAAATAATACTTCAGCCTTGCCAGAATTGGCGGCTTCAAGAGCCTCTTTTCCATTGCATGCTTCAGTAATCTCAACATCCCAGTCTTCCGGTAATGCACGTCTTACCGCTTTTCTGGACATTAAAGAATCATCGGCAATTGTGACCGGGATAGGCATAGCATCACCTCAAAAATGTCTCATTTGTCTTATATTAGTCGTTATTCAGAATGCGTCAATGTTAGGCAAGGACAAGTAGAATAAAAATTTAGCAAAGTATTTAGAAGCTAAATTTGGCATGCCTATTTACTAGAAATAAACCAGTAAAACGCTTAGGTACCAAGGCAGAACAAAAGTCACGAAGCTCACTCATTCCATGTGAAAACCATCATAGTTCAGCTAAAACAGCGTTATAGGTTAACCAGCTCAACACTTCTGAAACGTGCGCCAGCGTACCGACACACTCAGTGTTGCGGTCCAAACTGGGCATTACCCGTTACAAAAATTGCACCGCATCAGGAGTATTCGCCATGTCTATTATCACTATCTTATTGATTATTTTATTTTTGCTATTTATTGGCCTACTCCCAACCTGGCCACATAGTCGCAACTGGGGCTATCGTCCAGGAGGCGTAATAGGCATAGCACTACTGGTGTTGATTATTTTGCTGTTAACTGGTCGCATCAACTAAGGCTCGGTGACGTTCGTTTTTACAGCGATTTGGCTTAGCGTTCATGCAAGGCAAAGCCCGTGCGATGTCGTTATTCAAGATAAAAGAGGACGACAACGCATTTAAAAAACAATTAAATCCTACCCGAAGGGGTCGTCGAAAGCCTCGGCTCTTACTTTGTTTCATCGAAGGCGCTCGTCATTATAAAGGAATCTCTACACGTCATTCCTAGTTTCACGAGCACAAGCTTGTGCAAAACAACATCTAATCTCGAAACGTCAACATGCCCTAATGATCAATTACTATTTTTGCTTTTTATTAAAGGATAATCAGATGAAAACCATTAAAGTGCTGAGCATATTCCAGCTTACTCTTGGGCTCGTAGTCGTAGCCAGTTGTAGTCCCAGTTACAACAAAGAAGGTACTGGTGAGTATTTCGACGACAGCGTGGTTACGGCTAACGTTAAAGCAGCAATTCTAAGTGAAAAAAGCTTAAGCGTAGCTGAGATTAATGTTGAAACATTCAAAGGCGTGGTTCAGCTAAGCGGCTTTGTCAAATTACGTGAAAATATTAATACTGCAGTCAAATTAACGGCCAAAGTTCCTGGTGTTATTTCAGTCAAAAACGATAAGCAGCTAAATATAGCACTTCGTTGTATTCGAATAAGCAGCTAATTCACACCACTCATTCCGTAGCCCGTTCTGGTATTACGGCTCTTCTTTTTTGCAGCAAGATCTCTTGGTGTTAAATCCCACCAGAGCGAGGAATTGTAATGTCTACAATCATTCAAAACGCCCTAGTTCCACAGGTTGAGAATAAATTGATCGGTCACCTACCTGCCCTAGAACGGGCAGAGTTATTATCGCAGGCGAAATTAGTCCAACTTAATTTTGCCGATTTACTGTGCCTGTCAGGTGAGTCATATCAATACGTTTATTTTCCGTTAACCGCGTTCATTTCATTGATTGCTAAGCTTCCAAAACACCCAGCGTTGGAAATGGGCATAATTGGTTTTGAAGGCATGCTTGGGGCAACCATCTTGCTGAATACACGGCAAGTCCCTTCTGAGGCAATCATCCAAGGTTCAGGTAAAGCTTGGCGTATCCCCATTGCAAGCTTTGAAGACTTACTTACTCGGAGCAACAACTTGAGGCGAATACTGGAAACTTATCTTTACCAATTATTATGCCAATTATCACAAAATGCAGTCTGCGCACATTTTCACTCCGTCGAATCTCGGCTTGCTCGCTGGCTATTAATGAGCCACGACCGCATACAAACAAATGAGCTGTTTCTCACCCATCAATTTTT comes from Shewanella oneidensis MR-1 and encodes:
- a CDS encoding Crp/Fnr family transcriptional regulator — its product is MSTIIQNALVPQVENKLIGHLPALERAELLSQAKLVQLNFADLLCLSGESYQYVYFPLTAFISLIAKLPKHPALEMGIIGFEGMLGATILLNTRQVPSEAIIQGSGKAWRIPIASFEDLLTRSNNLRRILETYLYQLLCQLSQNAVCAHFHSVESRLARWLLMSHDRIQTNELFLTHQFLSEMLGVRRSSITEAAGELQTSGCISYNRGWIHILNREGLLARCCSCYHLM
- a CDS encoding response regulator, giving the protein MPIPVTIADDSLMSRKAVRRALPEDWDVEITEACNGKEALEAANSGKAEVLFLDLTMPELDGFGVLKYLHEQQSKTVVIVISADIQPEAKLLVDSLGAFRFLQKPLQPAQLREALFDVGLI
- a CDS encoding DUF3309 family protein, with protein sequence MSIITILLIILFLLFIGLLPTWPHSRNWGYRPGGVIGIALLVLIILLLTGRIN
- a CDS encoding BON domain-containing protein yields the protein MKTIKVLSIFQLTLGLVVVASCSPSYNKEGTGEYFDDSVVTANVKAAILSEKSLSVAEINVETFKGVVQLSGFVKLRENINTAVKLTAKVPGVISVKNDKQLNIALRCIRISS